A window of Paenibacillus sp. 19GGS1-52 contains these coding sequences:
- a CDS encoding energy-coupling factor transporter transmembrane component T has translation MNNGFRSMHPAVTLLYYAGLLLFAALLFHPVFLLTEMIGVLGLLLMQGQGRHLLRALPFYLLMAGSVAVMNPLFSHRGANILFYLLDQPITLEAVLYGVMMMLVLLTIFIVFMSYNYTVTTDKFMYLFAAAAPRTALLSLMAIRFVPLFQRRLRQITLIQSIRGINVNSGKLRKRMKDGMTLLKVLLTWSLEEALQSADSMKARGYGLHKRSNYGIYKLDRQDIWILIVLTVSGLFTLLGWLQGYAMLEIYPRMKPAVFSWDEAAVFASFCLFVLTPLGLEGREKWLWRSSRRSGYPSVTPMKAGTRSMSFRSR, from the coding sequence ATGAACAATGGCTTCCGTTCCATGCATCCAGCCGTAACTTTATTATATTATGCAGGGCTGCTGCTGTTCGCTGCTCTGCTGTTTCACCCCGTGTTTTTGCTTACGGAAATGATTGGAGTATTGGGGCTGCTGCTTATGCAGGGGCAGGGGCGGCATTTACTGCGAGCCCTGCCCTTTTACCTGCTGATGGCCGGTTCCGTTGCCGTAATGAATCCGTTGTTCTCGCATAGAGGCGCTAATATCCTGTTTTATTTGCTGGATCAGCCGATTACGCTTGAAGCCGTGCTCTATGGAGTGATGATGATGCTGGTGCTGTTGACGATTTTTATCGTATTTATGTCTTATAACTACACAGTCACGACAGATAAATTTATGTATTTGTTCGCAGCAGCGGCACCGAGAACTGCGCTGCTGAGCCTGATGGCTATCCGGTTTGTACCGTTGTTCCAAAGGCGTCTGCGCCAGATCACCTTAATTCAGAGCATTAGAGGCATTAACGTTAACTCGGGGAAGTTGCGTAAAAGAATGAAAGACGGTATGACGCTGCTCAAGGTGCTCTTAACCTGGTCGCTGGAGGAGGCGCTGCAAAGTGCCGATTCAATGAAAGCCCGCGGTTATGGCCTCCATAAACGCAGCAATTACGGAATCTACAAGCTGGACCGGCAGGATATCTGGATCTTAATTGTACTAACGGTCAGCGGTCTGTTTACACTGCTTGGCTGGCTGCAAGGATACGCCATGCTGGAGATCTATCCACGCATGAAGCCCGCGGTATTCAGCTGGGACGAAGCTGCAGTGTTCGCGAGCTTTTGCCTGTTCGTGCTGACGCCCTTAGGGCTGGAAGGAAGGGAGAAATGGTTATGGAGATCATCACGGCGGAGCGGTTATCCTTCCGTTACCCCGATGAAAGCAGGGACTCGCTCCATGAGCTTTCGTTCACGGTAA
- a CDS encoding ATP-binding cassette domain-containing protein: MEIITAERLSFRYPDESRDSLHELSFTVNEGEFVVLCGPSGCGKTTLLRHLKRELTPVGTGSGTLKYKGQLLAELSPERAAGEIGMVFQNPDAQIVMDTVWHELAFSMENMGYPPSVMRSRLAEISGLFGLEPLLYKSVHELSGGQKQLLNLASVLLLQPKLLLLDEPTSQLDPVAAREFIGILQRLNEEMSMTIIISEHRLEEVLPLADRVLLMEDGALKAYGSPREMVRRIGKELSPSHLAYLPTAARLFLRLSPEAESAELSSLPLTVREGKQWLQKRQLLETAAGESEVAGFAANAGQSTDGAARVARSRSSAKQAEVLLNCREVTFRYEKDGPEVLKKLSLSLFRGELLTIMGGNGAGKSTLLHVISGLAKPQRGKAELAKGVSAGYLAQNPLLYFSQDTVLEELQHMAQYARMTEAESQHEIAGLTDIFQLQDLWGSHPQDISGGQQQKVALAMVLLLKPDILLLDEPTKGLDPGAKESLASLLQHLRSRGASIVIVTHDVEFAAKYASRCAMLFDGGITAEGAPESFFSANYFYTTAVNRMVRDWLPQALTIEDVN; this comes from the coding sequence ATGGAGATCATCACGGCGGAGCGGTTATCCTTCCGTTACCCCGATGAAAGCAGGGACTCGCTCCATGAGCTTTCGTTCACGGTAAATGAAGGGGAATTTGTAGTGCTCTGCGGACCTTCGGGCTGCGGCAAAACAACACTCCTGCGTCACCTGAAGCGGGAGCTTACACCCGTGGGGACCGGCAGTGGAACGCTCAAGTATAAAGGCCAGCTGCTGGCCGAGTTGTCACCGGAAAGAGCAGCCGGAGAGATCGGGATGGTGTTCCAGAACCCGGATGCGCAGATAGTGATGGATACCGTATGGCATGAGCTGGCTTTTTCCATGGAGAATATGGGTTATCCACCTTCCGTAATGCGCAGCAGACTGGCGGAAATTTCCGGACTGTTCGGGTTGGAGCCTTTGTTATATAAGTCGGTGCACGAGCTTTCTGGTGGACAAAAGCAACTGCTTAATCTGGCCTCCGTCCTGCTGCTTCAGCCCAAGCTGCTGCTGCTGGATGAGCCGACCTCACAGCTGGACCCCGTGGCTGCAAGGGAATTCATCGGAATTCTACAGCGTTTGAATGAGGAAATGTCGATGACTATAATCATCAGCGAACATAGGCTGGAAGAGGTGCTGCCCTTAGCTGACCGTGTCCTGCTAATGGAAGATGGGGCCTTGAAGGCCTACGGCAGCCCGCGGGAAATGGTGCGGAGGATCGGCAAAGAGCTATCTCCGTCTCATTTAGCTTATTTGCCTACGGCAGCCCGCCTGTTTCTGCGACTCTCGCCTGAAGCGGAGTCTGCGGAGCTGAGTTCTCTTCCGCTGACCGTTCGCGAGGGCAAGCAATGGCTGCAAAAGCGGCAGTTATTGGAGACAGCAGCTGGAGAATCTGAGGTTGCTGGATTTGCGGCAAATGCAGGGCAATCCACCGATGGTGCAGCCAGAGTCGCAAGATCACGGTCGTCTGCCAAACAAGCAGAGGTACTGCTGAACTGCCGTGAGGTTACCTTCCGGTATGAGAAGGATGGACCGGAGGTGCTGAAGAAGCTGTCATTATCGCTGTTTCGGGGGGAGCTTCTGACCATCATGGGCGGAAACGGTGCGGGGAAGTCCACACTGCTGCATGTGATCAGCGGCCTTGCGAAGCCACAGCGAGGCAAGGCAGAGCTCGCCAAAGGAGTAAGCGCCGGATATCTGGCGCAGAATCCGTTACTCTATTTCAGCCAGGACACGGTATTGGAAGAACTGCAGCATATGGCGCAGTATGCCAGGATGACGGAAGCAGAGTCCCAGCATGAAATTGCAGGATTGACCGATATCTTTCAGCTTCAAGACCTATGGGGAAGCCATCCGCAGGATATTAGCGGTGGACAGCAGCAGAAGGTCGCGCTGGCGATGGTATTGCTGCTGAAGCCTGATATCCTGCTGCTGGATGAGCCTACCAAGGGATTAGATCCTGGGGCAAAGGAAAGTTTGGCCTCGCTGCTGCAGCACTTGCGAAGCCGAGGGGCAAGCATCGTCATTGTGACGCATGATGTGGAGTTTGCAGCCAAATATGCTTCACGCTGTGCGATGCTCTTTGACGGAGGTATTACGGCGGAAGGTGCGCCGGAAAGCTTTTTTAGTGCGAATTATTTCTATACTACAGCTGTAAACCGCATGGTGCGGGATTGGCTGCCGCAAGCATTGACTATAGAGGATGTGAATTAA
- a CDS encoding ECF transporter S component, whose product MARFRFPLLIALALFVVMLALTAALKDRHYILLSLVMVAAALFPLFVRLERRALESRELVLLAVLSAVAAVSRIPFAALPSVKPVSAIVILSAYVFGAEAGFIIGAVAALVSNVYFGQGPWTPWQMFAWGMVGLTAGWLRNTRWMRTRTGMLIFGFIWGFLFGWIMNIWYIISLPDAFSWGLVAAAYASSFYFDLAHALSNVFFLSLLAGGWIKVLQRFRKKYGLLQQE is encoded by the coding sequence ATGGCCCGATTTCGCTTTCCGCTCCTGATTGCCCTGGCGTTATTTGTAGTGATGCTGGCGCTTACCGCCGCACTGAAGGACCGTCATTATATCCTGCTTAGTCTGGTAATGGTTGCTGCAGCGCTGTTTCCGCTATTTGTAAGATTGGAGCGCAGAGCTCTTGAATCGCGCGAGCTGGTACTGTTGGCTGTATTATCTGCTGTAGCAGCCGTCAGCCGGATTCCTTTTGCAGCCTTGCCCAGCGTTAAGCCGGTGTCGGCAATCGTAATCCTTTCGGCCTATGTTTTCGGAGCGGAGGCAGGATTTATCATTGGGGCAGTTGCTGCGCTTGTCTCCAATGTTTATTTTGGTCAAGGCCCCTGGACGCCCTGGCAGATGTTCGCTTGGGGAATGGTCGGCCTCACGGCGGGCTGGTTGCGCAATACCAGGTGGATGCGAACAAGAACCGGGATGCTAATCTTCGGCTTCATCTGGGGATTTCTGTTCGGCTGGATCATGAATATATGGTATATTATCAGTTTGCCTGATGCCTTTAGCTGGGGCCTTGTGGCCGCTGCGTATGCTTCCAGCTTTTATTTTGATCTGGCCCATGCTTTATCCAATGTTTTCTTTCTATCCCTATTGGCTGGAGGCTGGATCAAGGTGCTGCAGCGTTTCCGCAAGAAATATGGTCTGCTGCAGCAGGAATAA